The following are encoded together in the Candidatus Limnocylindrales bacterium genome:
- the pilO gene encoding type 4a pilus biogenesis protein PilO produces the protein MAGTLDKFAEIPNNYKYIGLIAFVAILGGVFWYFIYDPSMQQIKRLQNERKEKSAKVAEAEEIVKNYDKFKQEKEKVEAELNEALKKLPKGREIPSLLEKINESVITAGLNISTFQPGALSDKGLYSEFPVNITMTGGYHEFARFTDTVSKLDRIVTIGTINMTPIKTPTGEDSLSIVAQAMTYTSK, from the coding sequence ATGGCAGGAACTTTGGATAAATTTGCAGAAATCCCCAATAACTACAAATACATAGGTCTGATAGCCTTTGTGGCCATTTTAGGAGGCGTTTTCTGGTACTTTATTTATGATCCTTCGATGCAACAAATAAAAAGATTGCAGAACGAGCGGAAAGAGAAAAGTGCCAAGGTGGCAGAGGCCGAAGAAATTGTCAAGAACTACGATAAGTTTAAACAGGAAAAAGAGAAAGTGGAGGCTGAACTCAATGAGGCGCTTAAAAAACTTCCGAAAGGGCGAGAAATTCCCTCTCTATTGGAGAAAATCAACGAGTCGGTTATAACGGCTGGATTAAACATTTCCACCTTTCAACCCGGGGCCTTGAGCGATAAAGGGCTTTACAGTGAATTTCCTGTTAATATTACCATGACCGGTGGATATCACGAGTTTGCCCGCTTTACAGATACGGTCAGTAAACTGGATCGGATTGTAACGATTGGTACTATTAATATGACGCCCATTAAAACCCCGACCGGTGAGGATAGTTTATCTATTGTTGCTCAGGCTATGACCTATACTTCTAAGTGA
- the ligA gene encoding NAD-dependent DNA ligase LigA: MNDSKNQPTPSIEQYLEQLREKIRYHNYRYYVLDDPEISDAEYDGLMQELMELEGRYPHLISPDSPTQRVGAPPLDKFDTVRHTIPMLSLANAFREEEVREFDNRIRRILGWEQPVEYVVEPKIDGLAVELVYEHGILITGSTRGDGEIGENVTQNLKTLPSIPLRLLTFPGSPIPTRLEVRGEIYIETKDFQKLNQQRETDGEPVFANPRNAAAGSLRQLDPQITARRPLKIFFYGAGLIEGCTFKTHWEMLEQFKKWGLRVNPENKICKNLTESFDYYLHMQEKRETLAYEIDGIVIKVNDLRLREELGEVSRSPRWALAYKFPPREAVTQILDILVQVGRTGALTPVAKLKPVQLGGVLVSRASLHNQDEIERKGILIGDTVVVQRAGDVIPDVVRVLESARTGNERPFVFPTKCPVCGADVLRSEGEAVARCTGISCPAQLKERILHFTSKGALDIQGIGRKLVDQLVREGLVSDVADLYFLTEEKLLSLNRMGKKSARNILEALEKSKRPSLARFIYALGIRHVGEHLAKILADHFKNLETLHQASEEELQGIYEVGPQVARSIWVFFQQEETRQVLKKLKQANVVILEPAETKKLKNLEGKTFVLTGELKRFTREEAKRFIEEQGGRVTSTVSKKTDFLVVGENPGSKLDKAKQWDIKLLNEEEFEKMLQI, from the coding sequence ATGAATGATTCTAAAAATCAACCGACTCCTTCCATTGAGCAGTACCTTGAACAACTTCGGGAAAAAATTCGGTATCATAATTACCGCTATTATGTTCTCGATGACCCTGAGATTTCAGATGCGGAATACGATGGGTTGATGCAGGAATTGATGGAATTAGAGGGGAGATACCCCCACCTGATCTCACCGGATTCTCCTACTCAGCGGGTTGGGGCTCCACCTTTGGATAAGTTTGACACGGTTCGCCATACCATTCCCATGCTGAGTCTGGCCAATGCCTTTCGGGAGGAGGAAGTTCGTGAATTTGACAACCGCATCCGGCGTATCCTGGGATGGGAGCAGCCTGTGGAATATGTTGTGGAGCCTAAAATCGATGGTCTTGCCGTAGAATTGGTTTATGAGCACGGAATCCTTATCACCGGTTCGACCCGGGGAGATGGAGAAATCGGGGAAAATGTGACCCAGAATTTGAAGACCCTTCCTTCCATTCCGTTACGTCTTTTAACTTTCCCTGGAAGTCCTATCCCGACCCGATTAGAAGTTCGAGGGGAAATTTATATAGAAACCAAAGATTTTCAAAAACTAAACCAACAGCGGGAGACGGACGGGGAGCCTGTCTTTGCCAATCCACGGAATGCCGCCGCAGGTTCCCTTCGGCAACTTGATCCTCAGATAACGGCCAGACGTCCCTTGAAAATCTTTTTTTATGGAGCCGGTCTCATCGAAGGGTGTACCTTTAAAACCCACTGGGAGATGTTGGAACAATTCAAGAAATGGGGGCTTCGGGTTAATCCTGAAAATAAGATTTGCAAAAACCTGACCGAGAGCTTCGATTATTATCTTCACATGCAGGAGAAGCGAGAAACCCTGGCTTATGAGATCGATGGAATCGTAATCAAGGTCAATGATCTGAGGCTCCGGGAAGAACTCGGGGAAGTTTCTCGAAGTCCCCGTTGGGCTCTGGCTTATAAGTTTCCCCCTCGGGAAGCTGTTACCCAGATTTTAGATATTCTCGTTCAGGTGGGACGGACCGGGGCTTTGACGCCTGTTGCAAAACTAAAACCGGTCCAACTGGGCGGGGTCCTGGTCAGTCGGGCCAGCTTACATAATCAAGATGAAATCGAACGAAAAGGGATTTTGATCGGGGATACGGTGGTGGTTCAGCGTGCGGGAGATGTGATTCCGGACGTGGTGAGGGTCCTTGAATCGGCTCGAACCGGGAATGAAAGACCGTTTGTTTTTCCCACAAAATGTCCGGTTTGTGGAGCCGATGTTCTCCGAAGCGAGGGAGAGGCCGTAGCGCGATGCACCGGGATCTCCTGCCCGGCTCAATTAAAGGAACGAATCTTGCATTTCACCTCGAAAGGCGCCCTGGATATCCAGGGGATCGGTCGAAAGCTGGTGGATCAACTGGTAAGGGAAGGACTTGTCTCAGATGTAGCGGATTTGTACTTTCTAACCGAAGAAAAGTTGTTGAGTTTGAATCGGATGGGTAAAAAATCGGCTCGAAATATTTTGGAAGCCCTGGAAAAAAGTAAACGTCCTTCCCTTGCCAGATTTATCTATGCTTTGGGAATCCGACATGTGGGAGAGCATCTGGCTAAAATTCTGGCCGATCATTTTAAAAATCTGGAAACCCTCCATCAGGCTTCCGAGGAGGAATTACAAGGAATCTATGAAGTAGGGCCTCAAGTAGCCCGAAGCATTTGGGTATTCTTTCAACAGGAAGAAACCCGGCAGGTCCTCAAAAAACTCAAGCAGGCCAACGTCGTGATCCTGGAACCTGCTGAAACCAAAAAATTGAAGAACCTGGAAGGAAAAACCTTTGTTCTGACCGGGGAGTTGAAAAGATTTACACGGGAAGAAGCAAAAAGATTCATAGAAGAACAGGGAGGCCGGGTGACTTCAACGGTGAGTAAAAAAACGGATTTTCTGGTGGTGGGAGAAAACCCGGGTTCTAAACTGGATAAGGCAAAACAATGGGATATTAAGCTTCTAAACGAGGAAGAATTCGAAAAAATGCTTCAGATTTAG
- the mtnP gene encoding S-methyl-5'-thioadenosine phosphorylase, translating to MAEVKIGVIGGSGLYEMEGLTDIESVEIDTPFGNPSDEYVLGTLDGIRIAFLPRHGRGHRILPSELNFRANIYGFKKLGVEWLLSASAVGSMREDIKPLDIVIPDQFFDRTKSRVSTFFGEGFVAHIAFADPVCPVLSKILYEAGIEAGATMHQGGTYLCIEGPQFSTRAESRIYRQWGVDVIGMTNIPEAKLAREAEICYATMALVTDYDCWHETEEDVTAEAIIANLLKNVGTAKKIIRGAIARIPKERTCPCATALKDALITSPKLAPSQTLMNLELLIGKYINK from the coding sequence ATGGCTGAAGTCAAAATAGGTGTTATTGGAGGAAGTGGTTTATATGAAATGGAAGGACTTACCGATATCGAGTCGGTAGAGATAGATACTCCCTTTGGAAACCCCTCGGATGAATATGTTCTGGGAACTTTGGATGGGATTCGAATTGCTTTCCTTCCAAGACATGGACGGGGGCATCGAATTCTTCCCAGCGAACTGAATTTTCGGGCTAATATTTACGGTTTTAAAAAATTAGGGGTAGAGTGGTTACTTTCGGCCAGTGCCGTGGGAAGTATGCGGGAAGATATTAAACCCCTTGACATTGTCATTCCAGACCAGTTTTTTGATCGAACCAAAAGTCGGGTTAGTACTTTTTTTGGAGAGGGGTTCGTGGCACATATTGCCTTTGCAGACCCTGTATGTCCGGTTCTAAGCAAGATCTTATATGAGGCCGGGATAGAAGCCGGGGCCACCATGCATCAGGGAGGTACCTATCTCTGCATTGAAGGGCCACAGTTTTCTACCCGGGCAGAATCCAGAATATATCGGCAATGGGGAGTAGATGTTATCGGAATGACCAATATTCCAGAAGCCAAGCTGGCCAGGGAAGCAGAAATTTGCTACGCAACTATGGCTCTGGTAACCGATTATGATTGCTGGCATGAAACCGAGGAGGATGTAACCGCCGAAGCCATCATCGCCAATTTATTAAAAAATGTAGGAACTGCTAAAAAAATCATCAGAGGAGCGATCGCCAGGATACCTAAAGAGCGGACCTGCCCTTGTGCGACGGCTCTGAAAGACGCGCTGATTACATCACCCAAACTGGCTCCTTCCCAAACCCTTATGAACCTTGAGTTATTGATCGGTAAATACATCAATAAGTAA
- the pilM gene encoding type IV pilus assembly protein PilM, whose translation MLFGSKNKIAGLDIGASSIKAAELNLSSKGAELKSFGVVPLQPEVIVDGAIMDAEVVKESIRQVFKEARISSKNVAISVSGHSVIVKKIVVPEMTPQDLEKSIETEAQQYIPFDIGDVNVDFQILERSQSAQPGEMEVLLVAVKKEKVNEHINLVREAGLNPVIIDVDAFAFENAFELNYEVEPGSVALIDIGASTMKINIMQDGASTFVRDISVGGNQYTEALQKEFNVNYETAEKMKRNQLPDNISPDSVFSVINAVSEDIVVEVQRSFDFFRASAPDVNINKVVLGGGCSLIENIDKFFEEKLGIPVEKINPFRNIKVNQKKFDMEYMESIAPRASVVVGLGLRRVGDKWSK comes from the coding sequence ATGTTGTTCGGTTCTAAAAATAAAATCGCCGGCCTTGATATTGGAGCCAGTTCCATTAAGGCCGCTGAGTTGAATCTGAGTTCAAAAGGTGCTGAGCTTAAGAGTTTTGGGGTCGTTCCTCTACAACCGGAAGTGATTGTGGATGGAGCGATTATGGATGCAGAGGTTGTTAAAGAGTCCATCCGGCAAGTTTTTAAAGAGGCCAGGATTAGCAGCAAAAATGTAGCTATTTCCGTTTCCGGACATTCGGTGATTGTGAAAAAAATTGTAGTCCCGGAGATGACCCCGCAAGACCTGGAGAAATCCATCGAAACAGAGGCCCAGCAATATATACCCTTTGACATTGGGGATGTCAATGTGGACTTTCAAATTCTAGAACGCTCGCAATCCGCTCAACCCGGAGAAATGGAAGTTCTCCTGGTTGCCGTCAAGAAGGAAAAAGTCAATGAGCATATCAACCTGGTCCGGGAAGCCGGTTTAAATCCGGTCATCATTGATGTAGATGCCTTTGCCTTTGAAAATGCCTTTGAACTCAACTATGAAGTGGAGCCTGGCTCGGTAGCCCTGATCGATATTGGTGCCAGTACTATGAAAATCAACATTATGCAGGATGGGGCTTCCACCTTTGTACGGGACATCTCGGTAGGTGGGAATCAGTATACCGAAGCCTTACAGAAGGAATTTAATGTGAACTATGAAACCGCCGAAAAAATGAAGAGAAACCAGTTACCCGATAATATTAGCCCGGACAGTGTCTTTTCGGTTATCAATGCGGTTTCGGAGGATATCGTCGTGGAAGTTCAACGGTCTTTTGATTTCTTTAGGGCTTCGGCACCCGATGTCAATATTAACAAAGTCGTCCTGGGTGGGGGTTGTTCGTTGATCGAGAATATCGATAAATTTTTTGAGGAAAAATTAGGTATTCCGGTAGAAAAGATTAATCCGTTCCGGAATATAAAGGTTAATCAGAAAAAGTTTGACATGGAGTACATGGAAAGTATTGCTCCCAGGGCATCGGTAGTTGTAGGCCTAGGATTAAGGAGGGTGGGTGACAAATGGTCAAAATAA
- a CDS encoding PilN domain-containing protein, producing MVKINLLPKEDQKRTGALGQLVLFIFIGILSVLAFVGGWIYLGNQIDSLKKDIRRLEARLEELKPKIAEIEKFKADKKDLEGKREAILKLEKDQKVPVRLLDEIYKTLEKEEVWLTAFNKAGDKLSISGVALSNPAISNYLRKLEESPYIKNVELIISTESKMFDRTVRNFQISCELESPGETKEAKAK from the coding sequence ATGGTCAAAATAAATTTATTACCTAAAGAAGATCAAAAACGAACCGGAGCTCTCGGGCAGCTTGTTCTATTTATTTTCATTGGGATCCTTTCTGTTTTAGCATTTGTAGGAGGATGGATCTATCTCGGTAATCAGATTGATAGTCTAAAGAAGGATATTCGGAGATTGGAGGCCCGACTCGAGGAACTTAAGCCCAAAATCGCGGAGATCGAGAAATTTAAGGCGGATAAGAAAGATTTGGAAGGGAAACGCGAAGCCATCCTTAAACTGGAAAAGGATCAAAAGGTTCCGGTTCGACTTTTAGATGAAATTTATAAAACCCTTGAGAAAGAAGAAGTATGGCTGACGGCTTTTAATAAGGCCGGAGACAAACTCAGCATATCCGGTGTAGCCCTTTCTAACCCGGCTATTTCTAATTACTTACGTAAACTAGAGGAGTCTCCTTATATAAAAAATGTAGAGTTAATTATCAGTACCGAAAGTAAAATGTTTGATCGGACGGTAAGGAATTTCCAGATTAGTTGCGAACTCGAGAGTCCGGGTGAGACCAAAGAGGCCAAAGCCAAATAG
- a CDS encoding glycosyltransferase family 2 protein gives MSKHLNNSHKLPESPEISIIVPCLNEEQNIPILVQKLESVIQHYDLSAEILIVDDCSDDYTFREAFILQNEHPRVKALHKGLPRGIGHAIRFGIQHARGRMGVVVMGDCVDPLMAIADFRKKILGEGYHLALLSRYLDPEDSANIPFSYKFYQWWYRFFCRSLIGITIKDITYAFRGFDIEYIRQLNLESGGFEISPEITLKTWLSGGRICEIKGRQGRRIAGESKFLFSKQGFGYARILIKGIIKKRTGRWIGS, from the coding sequence ATGTCTAAACATTTGAATAACTCACATAAACTGCCAGAATCTCCCGAAATTAGTATTATTGTTCCTTGCTTAAATGAAGAGCAAAATATTCCCATACTGGTACAAAAATTGGAATCGGTTATTCAGCACTACGATTTGTCTGCGGAAATTCTTATTGTAGACGATTGTAGCGATGATTATACCTTTCGAGAAGCTTTTATCTTACAAAATGAACATCCCAGAGTTAAAGCCCTGCATAAAGGACTACCTCGAGGGATAGGCCATGCCATACGATTTGGTATCCAACATGCCCGAGGACGAATGGGAGTTGTGGTGATGGGAGATTGTGTGGATCCGCTTATGGCCATTGCAGATTTCAGGAAAAAAATCCTCGGTGAAGGTTATCACCTGGCTTTGCTTTCCAGATATTTGGACCCTGAGGATTCTGCCAATATTCCTTTCTCCTACAAATTTTATCAATGGTGGTATCGATTTTTTTGCCGTTCCCTGATTGGTATAACCATTAAAGATATTACATATGCCTTTCGGGGTTTTGATATTGAATATATCCGGCAGCTTAATCTGGAATCCGGCGGGTTTGAAATTTCCCCGGAAATCACCTTGAAAACCTGGCTATCTGGGGGAAGAATTTGTGAGATTAAAGGGCGTCAAGGCCGTAGAATTGCAGGAGAATCCAAATTTCTCTTTTCTAAACAGGGGTTTGGATATGCCCGGATCTTGATTAAAGGTATTATCAAGAAGCGGACCGGTCGATGGATAGGATCCTGA
- a CDS encoding pilus assembly protein PilP, with the protein MIKQRVCGLLLLAMVGLMGCNEEPLESEQPVNPPKKKEVAQEENKDVKPTPAEQEVAFTYNAENRRNPFKPLISPKIEPKEVVAVSRPQAVLTPLERYDTHEYKLVGVIAGRGGDYAMVESPDGKTYNFKVGTRIGKREGVVQKITDGEVVIKEIIRYDTGDTKEVETTLSLNKPNEQGAR; encoded by the coding sequence ATGATTAAGCAACGTGTCTGTGGTTTATTACTTCTGGCTATGGTTGGTTTAATGGGTTGCAATGAAGAACCGTTGGAATCTGAACAGCCTGTTAATCCACCGAAAAAGAAGGAGGTGGCTCAGGAAGAAAATAAAGATGTGAAACCCACGCCAGCAGAGCAGGAAGTAGCCTTTACGTATAATGCTGAAAATCGCCGCAATCCTTTTAAACCTTTAATCAGTCCAAAAATTGAACCCAAAGAGGTCGTGGCAGTCTCCCGTCCCCAGGCTGTTCTTACTCCTTTGGAGCGGTATGATACCCATGAATATAAGTTGGTGGGTGTAATTGCTGGACGTGGTGGAGATTATGCTATGGTGGAATCTCCCGATGGCAAAACCTATAACTTTAAGGTCGGAACCCGTATAGGTAAGAGAGAGGGTGTGGTTCAAAAGATAACAGACGGTGAGGTTGTAATCAAAGAGATTATTCGCTATGATACGGGTGATACCAAAGAAGTCGAAACCACCCTGTCTCTGAACAAACCTAATGAACAAGGAGCCCGATAA